From Deinococcus sp. Leaf326, the proteins below share one genomic window:
- a CDS encoding NAD(P)-dependent oxidoreductase, whose protein sequence is MPSILLTGAAGIIGRTLREGLRGIHPLLLSDIADLDPAMEGEILRPADLTDFKAVRTAVEGAEVVIHLGGIPDEHDHAHIRAVNIDGTFHVLEAARQAGVQRIVFASSIHAVGGYPRPVLSGPTSPDLLGMDTPPRPDSLYGVSKVYGEALGQMYADRYGLEFVAVRICSFEPQPQDARHLSTWLSPRDAVQLFRRAAEAPLKDNFLTVAGISGNTRRWMRDDGWMQLGYIPQDDAELFATELEGKRGVPGSVAEQVQGGPTASPEYVGLADPKKYPLG, encoded by the coding sequence ATGCCAAGTATTTTATTGACCGGCGCGGCAGGGATTATCGGACGGACGCTACGCGAAGGACTGCGAGGGATACACCCGCTCCTTCTGTCTGACATCGCTGATCTGGATCCGGCAATGGAAGGCGAGATCCTGCGTCCGGCTGACCTCACCGACTTCAAGGCAGTCCGTACTGCTGTAGAGGGCGCAGAGGTTGTGATCCACCTGGGCGGTATCCCCGACGAACATGACCACGCGCACATCCGAGCGGTGAATATAGACGGCACCTTCCATGTGTTGGAGGCGGCCCGGCAGGCGGGTGTACAGCGGATCGTCTTTGCCTCCAGTATTCATGCAGTGGGTGGATACCCCAGGCCAGTTCTCAGTGGGCCGACAAGTCCTGACCTGCTCGGTATGGACACTCCGCCGCGTCCTGACAGTCTTTATGGAGTCAGCAAAGTCTACGGTGAAGCGCTGGGCCAGATGTATGCTGACCGCTACGGTTTGGAATTCGTTGCCGTACGAATTTGTAGTTTCGAGCCGCAGCCTCAGGATGCTCGGCATCTCAGCACCTGGTTGAGCCCCAGGGACGCAGTGCAGTTATTCCGCCGTGCGGCTGAAGCGCCTTTGAAGGACAATTTTCTCACCGTAGCGGGCATTAGCGGAAATACCCGCCGCTGGATGCGTGATGATGGGTGGATGCAGTTAGGCTACATCCCACAAGATGACGCCGAACTGTTTGCTACAGAGTTGGAAGGTAAGCGAGGTGTTCCTGGTTCGGTGGCAGAGCAGGTCCAGGGTGGCCCGACTGCGTCTCCAGAGTACGTCGGGCTCGCCGATCCAAAAAAATATCCATTGGGATGA
- a CDS encoding PRTRC system protein B produces MPATIAIDPSPRASTEVSPVFLRPVRALVLYAGQQDLLLHHPVQEAGGQPILGPAAPLGDEARQRVIQALGGAQLKPTFENTLAISAVAVAWWRRPGPQSLLFNPAYAETRSIGTLTGLLIPLPGLVFVATPGTLRVYACQGEERPTLESPLFHAPLWNTFGSGQVCRGTTQYPEACTPATQSDWEQAFFHSEFTHPSRTDRFMAWEHSYEELLRTALAVGAFPQEVLLPVDKTLGEVLG; encoded by the coding sequence ATGCCTGCCACCATCGCGATTGATCCGTCCCCCAGGGCCAGCACCGAGGTCTCGCCGGTCTTCCTGCGCCCGGTGCGGGCACTGGTGCTCTACGCCGGGCAACAGGACCTCTTGCTGCACCACCCCGTCCAGGAGGCCGGAGGACAGCCCATTCTGGGCCCCGCCGCACCCCTGGGTGATGAAGCGCGGCAACGGGTGATCCAGGCCCTCGGGGGCGCGCAGTTGAAGCCGACCTTCGAGAACACTCTGGCCATTTCTGCGGTTGCGGTGGCGTGGTGGCGACGCCCTGGCCCCCAGAGCCTCCTCTTCAACCCGGCCTATGCCGAGACGCGCTCCATTGGGACACTGACGGGCCTGCTCATCCCCCTGCCGGGTCTGGTGTTCGTGGCGACGCCAGGCACGTTGCGCGTGTATGCCTGTCAGGGCGAGGAGCGCCCAACCCTGGAGTCGCCGCTGTTCCATGCGCCGCTGTGGAACACCTTCGGGTCTGGGCAGGTGTGTCGAGGCACGACCCAGTACCCGGAGGCGTGCACGCCCGCGACCCAGTCGGATTGGGAACAGGCTTTCTTCCATTCCGAGTTCACGCACCCGAGCCGGACGGACCGATTCATGGCATGGGAGCATAGTTATGAGGAATTGCTGCGCACCGCTCTCGCTGTAGGCGCGTTCCCCCAAGAGGTGCTGCTCCCGGTGGACAAGACGCTGGGTGAGGTGTTGGGATGA
- a CDS encoding transposase, whose translation MAPLERKSLQPLAECVAPGQYAQLHRFVPVSPLNDDQIGAVFTRHAQRWVGAADCRRLAELATE comes from the coding sequence ATGGCGCCATTGGAACGCAAAAGTCTGCAGCCACTGGCGGAATGTGTGGCACCCGGTCAATACGCGCAGCTGCACCGTTTTGTACCGGTCAGTCCTTTAAACGATGATCAGATCGGCGCAGTGTTCACGCGTCATGCTCAACGATGGGTTGGAGCGGCGGATTGCCGGCGCCTCGCCGAGTTAGCGACGGAGTGA
- a CDS encoding GlxA family transcriptional regulator produces the protein MTHRDQSSPPESRHVHFLVLPEVQLLDLAGPVQVFDSAVRAGANYTMSFVGAVPEIRTAQGLHLSRLDVWSRVRPGDLVVVPGIQLDPDDLPEQLITPSVIRWLQDAVSGGAHLASVCTGALVLGEAGLLDDRRCTVHWAHLQVLQGRHPRARVQDGVLFVHDGSISTSAGITSGIDLALSLVERDYGSILAAKAARDLVVYMRRNGQAGPPSVYLQYRTHLHGGVHRVQDYLMQNPVRQASDEVLAQLAGLTVRGLARAFKVQTGLSMSEYRTRLQLEVARELMLDPRLTLEEISNRSGFSDPRHFRRTWKAIFGHPPSVSRLTPHPISASEKVTPSLTRRGAGNPPLQPIVEHDA, from the coding sequence ATGACCCACCGTGATCAGTCATCACCGCCGGAATCGCGTCACGTCCACTTTCTAGTATTGCCAGAGGTTCAGCTCCTCGACCTTGCTGGTCCCGTCCAGGTGTTCGACTCAGCAGTCAGGGCTGGTGCCAACTACACCATGTCGTTTGTGGGCGCAGTCCCTGAGATCAGAACCGCACAAGGGCTGCACCTGTCGCGGTTGGACGTCTGGTCACGCGTCCGGCCTGGAGACCTGGTCGTGGTGCCTGGAATTCAGCTTGATCCTGACGACCTTCCTGAGCAACTGATCACCCCCTCGGTCATTCGGTGGCTGCAAGATGCCGTATCGGGTGGTGCTCACCTGGCGAGTGTCTGTACGGGCGCACTGGTGTTGGGGGAAGCCGGACTTCTCGATGATCGCCGCTGTACGGTCCACTGGGCGCACCTGCAAGTACTCCAGGGCCGTCATCCGCGCGCGAGGGTGCAGGATGGGGTGCTCTTCGTGCATGACGGGTCCATCAGCACCAGCGCGGGCATCACGTCGGGCATTGACCTGGCGTTGTCTTTGGTGGAACGTGACTACGGATCAATCCTGGCGGCAAAAGCAGCGCGCGACCTTGTGGTGTACATGCGCCGCAATGGGCAGGCTGGTCCTCCCAGCGTGTACCTGCAGTACCGTACGCATCTGCACGGCGGCGTGCACCGGGTGCAGGATTACCTCATGCAGAACCCTGTGCGTCAGGCCAGTGACGAGGTCCTCGCGCAGCTGGCTGGCTTGACTGTTCGTGGTCTTGCCCGGGCGTTCAAGGTCCAGACTGGATTAAGCATGAGCGAGTACAGGACGCGCCTTCAGCTGGAAGTGGCGCGTGAATTGATGCTTGATCCCCGGCTCACGCTCGAAGAGATCTCAAACCGTTCAGGGTTCAGTGACCCCCGTCATTTCCGCCGAACCTGGAAGGCTATATTTGGGCATCCTCCTTCTGTGTCGCGCCTCACCCCTCACCCAATCTCCGCATCTGAGAAGGTCACTCCGTCGCTAACTCGGCGAGGCGCCGGCAATCCGCCGCTCCAACCCATCGTTGAGCATGACGCGTGA
- a CDS encoding HD domain-containing protein, with protein sequence MQTIAGIAIPDSALAREATDLVRSHETDLLFHHSLRVYYFGALKGRHRGLQYNAELLYLGAMFHDLGLTPAYSSATERFEVDGANAARDFMQRHGIPNQDIDLVWDAIALHTTPGIPKFKKPEVALVTAGVETDVLGLDLDEISRADRDPVVTHYPRVQFKEGIIQAFSQGIKHKPETTFGNVKADVLELTLPGYQRVNFCRLIHDSPWTD encoded by the coding sequence ATGCAGACTATTGCTGGTATCGCCATTCCTGACAGTGCACTGGCGCGTGAAGCCACGGACCTCGTCCGGTCGCACGAAACGGACCTCCTGTTTCACCACTCGCTCCGTGTCTACTACTTCGGGGCGCTCAAAGGACGCCACCGTGGCCTTCAGTACAACGCGGAGCTGCTCTATCTCGGCGCGATGTTTCATGACCTCGGCTTGACTCCTGCCTACAGCAGCGCCACAGAGCGTTTCGAAGTAGACGGCGCGAACGCCGCCCGGGATTTTATGCAGCGCCACGGTATTCCCAATCAGGACATCGACCTTGTCTGGGACGCCATTGCCCTGCACACTACTCCAGGAATTCCCAAGTTCAAGAAACCCGAAGTCGCGTTGGTCACTGCCGGCGTCGAAACGGACGTGCTGGGCTTGGATCTTGATGAAATCAGCCGGGCAGACCGGGACCCCGTGGTCACGCACTACCCCCGCGTTCAATTCAAAGAAGGCATTATTCAAGCGTTCTCCCAGGGCATCAAGCACAAACCCGAAACGACCTTCGGCAATGTCAAAGCGGACGTGCTGGAGCTGACCCTCCCCGGGTACCAGCGTGTCAATTTCTGCCGCCTGATCCACGATTCGCCCTGGACAGACTGA
- a CDS encoding PRTRC system ThiF family protein yields the protein MHRITFDPYKRIEITLIGVGGTGSLLLTLLLRVDVAIRQLGGAGLHIRAFDPDVVSVTNLTRQNFAPADVGRYKAITLIERCNLYAGRAWEAFPRRAEAADFAQGSHIVISCVDSGKSRREIYEALQGRSVHYWLDCGNERDTGQVVLGQLRGGPERLLHILDRDATRMQGREVNTPSCSAAEALTRQSLFINPHIALEAAELIGKLILHGETPHCAVFVNLSGTVHSVALDVPETPPSKKKKERPLLPLRKPRAPRKSRARPAAPVGE from the coding sequence ATGCACCGAATCACCTTCGATCCCTACAAGCGCATTGAGATCACCCTGATCGGCGTCGGCGGTACCGGCAGTCTCCTGCTCACCTTGCTCCTGCGCGTGGACGTGGCGATCCGCCAGCTCGGGGGCGCTGGCCTGCACATCCGCGCCTTCGATCCGGACGTCGTGAGTGTCACGAACCTCACCCGCCAGAACTTCGCGCCCGCCGATGTCGGTCGGTACAAGGCCATCACGCTCATCGAGCGCTGCAACCTGTACGCCGGGCGGGCGTGGGAGGCCTTTCCCCGCCGGGCAGAGGCCGCCGACTTCGCCCAGGGCAGCCACATCGTCATCAGCTGCGTGGATTCCGGCAAGAGTCGCCGGGAGATTTACGAGGCGCTGCAGGGCCGGAGCGTGCACTACTGGCTGGACTGCGGGAACGAGCGGGACACCGGGCAGGTGGTCCTCGGGCAGCTCCGAGGGGGCCCGGAACGCCTTCTGCACATCCTCGACCGGGACGCGACGCGCATGCAGGGCCGAGAGGTCAATACGCCCAGCTGCTCGGCCGCCGAAGCGCTGACCCGGCAGAGCCTGTTCATCAACCCGCACATCGCTCTGGAGGCGGCCGAACTCATCGGGAAACTGATCCTGCATGGAGAGACGCCGCACTGCGCGGTGTTCGTCAACCTGAGCGGTACGGTCCATAGCGTGGCGCTGGATGTGCCTGAAACGCCGCCGAGCAAGAAGAAGAAGGAGCGACCCTTGCTGCCCTTGCGCAAGCCCAGAGCGCCCCGAAAGTCGCGCGCGCGCCCGGCAGCCCCGGTCGGGGAATGA
- the nucS gene encoding endonuclease NucS, whose amino-acid sequence MIRDQLLSPPPADLAAFLNRHTRSRDCLVQVAGLAEVTYQGRAASTADVGTYLVLIKQDGSLQIHHPTGIKPMNWQPKTDSITARVDEDVCMLLASRRSPEELVQVVFLEPQVALALELAQAGGFVLQGSEAQMQQTLAEHPELIEPGLRVLNRELMVESGGIDLYAQDAQGRYVVVELKRGRATQHAVSQLARYVRSVEQKLGKRAVVRGILAAPSITTPARLELENRGLEFREVSALPSAVAPAGSGLVQPSLFD is encoded by the coding sequence GTGATCCGTGACCAGCTGCTCTCCCCTCCCCCGGCCGACCTCGCAGCGTTCCTGAACCGGCATACCCGCTCACGGGACTGCCTGGTGCAGGTCGCCGGGCTCGCGGAAGTGACCTACCAGGGCCGGGCGGCGAGTACCGCCGACGTGGGGACGTACTTAGTACTGATCAAGCAGGACGGGAGCCTCCAGATTCACCACCCGACGGGCATTAAGCCGATGAACTGGCAGCCGAAGACGGACAGCATCACCGCGCGGGTGGATGAGGACGTCTGCATGCTGCTGGCCTCGCGGCGGAGTCCGGAGGAACTGGTACAGGTGGTCTTCCTGGAGCCCCAGGTCGCGCTCGCGCTGGAACTGGCGCAGGCCGGGGGCTTTGTGCTTCAGGGGTCGGAAGCCCAGATGCAGCAGACCCTGGCGGAGCACCCGGAGCTGATCGAGCCGGGCTTGCGGGTGCTGAATCGGGAACTGATGGTGGAGTCGGGCGGCATCGACCTCTACGCCCAGGATGCGCAGGGACGATACGTGGTGGTGGAACTCAAGCGTGGCCGCGCTACGCAGCACGCGGTGTCCCAGTTGGCGCGGTATGTGAGGTCGGTCGAACAGAAGCTGGGAAAGCGGGCGGTGGTACGGGGTATCCTGGCGGCCCCGTCCATCACGACGCCGGCGCGGCTGGAGTTGGAGAACCGAGGTCTGGAGTTCCGGGAGGTCTCCGCGCTGCCGAGTGCCGTAGCACCCGCAGGGAGCGGGCTGGTGCAGCCCTCGCTCTTTGACTGA
- a CDS encoding HU family DNA-binding protein, whose protein sequence is MPGMTKKSTKAAPKAAPKATPKAAPAPVAAAAPAERNKLAKTQLTDLIAEKSGLTRKQSSEMLDATLDIILDALKSGKAVGLPGLGTLSVKETAARTGVRPGTTEKIEIPAGKKVAFKVAVALKEAL, encoded by the coding sequence ATGCCGGGTATGACGAAAAAGTCGACGAAGGCGGCACCCAAGGCGGCGCCGAAAGCTACCCCCAAGGCTGCACCTGCGCCGGTGGCCGCTGCGGCTCCGGCCGAGCGGAACAAACTCGCGAAAACGCAACTGACGGATCTGATCGCCGAGAAGTCCGGTCTCACGCGCAAGCAGAGCAGTGAGATGCTCGATGCCACCCTCGACATTATTCTCGACGCGCTCAAGAGCGGGAAAGCAGTCGGGCTGCCCGGCCTGGGCACGCTGAGCGTCAAGGAGACGGCCGCGCGGACGGGCGTGCGCCCAGGGACCACGGAGAAGATTGAGATTCCTGCGGGCAAGAAAGTCGCCTTCAAGGTCGCAGTGGCCCTCAAAGAAGCGCTTTAA
- a CDS encoding UvrD-helicase domain-containing protein, whose protein sequence is MLDVDAPVMGAEETLYRLTSRVLHEGLVALQDGHARSFLDQVLAPNVFGWSLPQPYDFLLVDELQDLSRGQMGLLQAATGPESRVVGVGDRHQSLYAFNGADTQSLPRFTELFDAVERPLSITYRCPKKHVALARHYTDAIEAAPNAQEGILDDLSSEDCVDLVRPGDLMLCRVNAPLIDWCYHLISQGKPAMVRGRDLAKSLVALARDAATFDGTQPRREKLHEQLRVNTSAFLAQLNAYADVLAQKYTREAERDGREPDMRIAALADRMQAVLLVLEKSGAQTLSDLVDAIRQLCAGDPERSVVLTTVHGAKGLEAKRVFIVEPDLLPHPKATSAQAQETERCVQFVAFTRAKEALYFVEPSESRLELGKA, encoded by the coding sequence ATGCTGGACGTGGACGCGCCAGTTATGGGGGCAGAGGAGACGCTGTATCGCCTGACCTCCCGGGTCTTACACGAAGGCCTCGTGGCCCTGCAGGACGGGCACGCCCGGAGCTTCCTCGATCAGGTGCTCGCCCCGAACGTCTTCGGCTGGAGCTTGCCTCAGCCCTATGACTTTCTCCTGGTCGATGAGTTGCAAGACCTGTCGCGGGGCCAGATGGGTCTCCTCCAGGCGGCAACCGGGCCGGAGAGCCGGGTCGTGGGCGTCGGGGACCGGCACCAGTCGTTGTACGCGTTCAACGGTGCGGATACCCAGAGCTTGCCGCGCTTCACTGAATTGTTTGATGCGGTGGAACGGCCGCTGTCGATCACGTACCGCTGCCCGAAGAAGCACGTCGCGCTCGCCCGCCACTACACGGACGCCATCGAAGCGGCGCCGAACGCCCAGGAGGGCATCCTGGATGATCTGAGCAGCGAGGATTGCGTGGACCTCGTGCGACCGGGTGACCTGATGCTGTGCCGGGTGAATGCGCCCTTGATCGACTGGTGCTACCACCTGATCTCGCAGGGCAAGCCAGCCATGGTGCGTGGCCGGGATCTGGCAAAGAGCCTGGTCGCGCTCGCTCGGGACGCGGCCACCTTCGACGGCACTCAGCCTCGGCGGGAGAAACTGCACGAGCAGTTGCGGGTGAACACGTCCGCGTTCCTCGCACAGCTCAACGCGTACGCGGATGTTCTGGCGCAGAAGTACACGCGCGAGGCGGAACGCGACGGCCGGGAGCCGGACATGCGGATCGCGGCGCTCGCGGACCGGATGCAAGCGGTGCTGTTGGTCCTGGAGAAGTCGGGCGCGCAGACGCTGAGCGACCTGGTCGACGCGATCCGGCAGCTGTGCGCGGGGGACCCGGAGCGGTCGGTCGTCCTGACGACCGTGCACGGCGCCAAGGGCCTGGAGGCCAAGCGGGTGTTCATCGTCGAGCCCGATCTTCTGCCTCATCCGAAGGCGACGTCAGCGCAGGCGCAGGAGACGGAACGGTGCGTGCAGTTCGTGGCGTTCACGCGGGCGAAGGAGGCGTTGTACTTCGTGGAGCCGTCCGAGAGTCGCCTGGAGCTCGGCAAGGCCTGA
- a CDS encoding PRTRC system protein B yields the protein MSYDFAALNSVAQPAPLRPVPPTLALLIYGQGQEARLMKHRVHDQEEGYTLGAGSVLSSRDRTELANYVLGSGLRWSSAHTLATGAKTLCWWRPPGVLPLLFEAKYKAVESIARLSGQPVPHPGLVFSAQPGSLSVFAVRGAERPTPQTPLMHAPFWNMFSDGRMCQGTVRYPKEITAAAQDDWEAVFFSSHFTGASRTDKYMEWGRSYQELLEHALEQGSFPDGVLMPTGRTLAQHLGS from the coding sequence ATGTCCTATGACTTCGCGGCTCTCAACTCCGTGGCTCAGCCCGCGCCCCTCCGTCCGGTGCCGCCCACCCTGGCCCTGTTGATCTATGGGCAGGGTCAGGAGGCCCGGCTGATGAAGCACCGGGTCCATGACCAGGAGGAGGGCTACACGTTGGGTGCGGGGTCGGTGCTGAGTTCGCGGGACCGAACCGAGCTGGCGAACTATGTGTTGGGGAGCGGGCTGCGCTGGTCGAGTGCCCACACGCTGGCGACGGGCGCCAAGACCCTGTGCTGGTGGCGACCGCCGGGCGTGCTCCCTCTGCTGTTCGAGGCGAAGTACAAAGCGGTGGAGAGCATCGCGCGGCTCAGTGGGCAGCCGGTCCCTCATCCGGGCCTGGTGTTCTCTGCGCAACCGGGGAGCCTGTCCGTCTTCGCGGTGCGGGGGGCCGAGCGTCCGACCCCCCAGACCCCATTGATGCACGCGCCTTTCTGGAACATGTTCAGCGACGGCCGCATGTGCCAGGGGACCGTGCGCTACCCGAAAGAGATCACGGCCGCTGCACAGGACGACTGGGAAGCGGTGTTCTTCAGTTCGCACTTTACGGGCGCGAGCCGGACGGACAAGTACATGGAGTGGGGAAGAAGCTATCAGGAACTGCTGGAGCACGCCTTAGAGCAGGGGTCCTTTCCGGATGGGGTATTGATGCCAACCGGACGTACCCTCGCGCAGCACCTGGGGAGCTGA
- a CDS encoding PRTRC system protein C produces the protein MSDLTLPASAPVPQPQDVVRAIKRLFKFDGKTLDDPNPSSTPEQVKAFYAPAHPELLTAGIGSPVTDLKAGTSTIEFIKSFGRKG, from the coding sequence ATGAGCGACCTGACCCTCCCCGCCTCGGCCCCAGTCCCCCAGCCCCAGGACGTCGTGCGCGCGATCAAGCGCCTGTTCAAGTTCGATGGCAAGACCCTGGACGATCCCAACCCCAGCAGCACCCCCGAGCAGGTCAAGGCCTTCTACGCGCCGGCCCACCCCGAACTGCTGACTGCCGGCATCGGATCACCCGTCACGGATCTCAAGGCCGGTACCAGCACCATCGAGTTCATCAAGTCCTTCGGCCGCAAAGGCTGA